The Nitrospinaceae bacterium genome includes a window with the following:
- a CDS encoding c-type cytochrome, with amino-acid sequence MKYILALATHAAALAVIILLGAQFSDAAEKSSTPQAIDNFKWHCVQCHGQRGDGKGVNNHPAAKLPVNPRNLTDGKDMAQFSDDDMFRTITHGGGANDLSAIMPPWGNVFSEEEIRALVGHVRKLCKCKFDPKAKERALREAGKLPEENEEKKPAAPATKQSKDTSS; translated from the coding sequence ATGAAATACATACTAGCCCTGGCGACCCACGCCGCAGCCCTCGCAGTCATTATCCTTCTCGGCGCGCAGTTCTCAGATGCCGCCGAAAAATCCTCTACGCCTCAAGCTATCGACAATTTCAAGTGGCACTGCGTCCAGTGCCACGGCCAAAGGGGAGACGGCAAGGGCGTGAACAACCACCCGGCCGCCAAATTACCCGTTAATCCCCGCAATCTGACCGACGGAAAAGACATGGCCCAGTTCTCGGATGACGATATGTTCCGAACGATCACCCATGGCGGCGGGGCGAACGACCTTTCCGCCATCATGCCGCCCTGGGGCAACGTTTTTTCTGAAGAGGAAATTCGCGCCCTGGTGGGACACGTCCGCAAGCTGTGTAAATGCAAGTTCGACCCCAAGGCAAAAGAGCGGGCCTTGCGCGAGGCTGGAAAGCTTCCCGAAGAAAATGAAGAGAAAAAACCAGCCGCACCGGCAACAAAACAGAGCAAGGATACATCTTCATGA
- a CDS encoding cytochrome c translates to MKLKPRTFLIGFLLSAALGITLFGAPATSLAAEPLAKEAAEKSADQTSAPLQKIEEKITQTPEAGKNIFGERNCSACHLASGPENKIPVTERTAIKGPSLWFAGSKFRSGYLAAWLAAPKSFRGVKWGTMNKGTTPHPALPKGEAGAVAAYLESLRDSEMPRDVINVEKKISRRDLRTARILFQKKQPCYACHRVKIRKTVYRRPIKLGGFSGPHLIDAGLRLQPDFIVAFLKNPARYNPNGRMPVYSDKAFTRLSDKDIIALAAYISSFKEKP, encoded by the coding sequence TTGAAACTCAAGCCACGAACATTCTTAATCGGATTTCTCCTTTCAGCGGCGTTGGGCATTACCTTATTCGGCGCACCCGCCACTTCCCTCGCGGCAGAGCCACTGGCCAAGGAAGCGGCGGAAAAATCCGCTGACCAGACCAGCGCACCCCTTCAAAAAATCGAAGAGAAAATCACGCAAACGCCCGAGGCGGGAAAAAATATTTTTGGCGAAAGAAACTGCAGCGCCTGCCATTTAGCCTCGGGGCCCGAAAACAAAATACCCGTTACCGAGCGCACAGCCATCAAGGGCCCCTCTTTGTGGTTTGCAGGGAGTAAATTCCGCTCCGGCTATCTGGCCGCTTGGCTCGCAGCCCCCAAATCGTTTCGAGGCGTAAAGTGGGGAACTATGAACAAGGGCACGACTCCCCATCCTGCACTGCCCAAAGGCGAGGCGGGCGCCGTCGCGGCATATCTCGAAAGTCTGAGGGACAGTGAAATGCCCAGGGACGTTATTAACGTCGAGAAGAAAATATCGAGACGAGATCTTCGGACCGCCCGCATATTGTTTCAGAAAAAACAGCCCTGCTATGCGTGCCACCGAGTAAAAATCAGAAAAACCGTCTACCGCCGGCCCATCAAACTCGGCGGCTTCAGCGGGCCACATCTCATTGACGCAGGCCTTAGGCTCCAGCCCGATTTCATCGTCGCTTTTTTAAAAAATCCGGCACGATACAATCCCAACGGACGTATGCCCGTCTACAGCGACAAGGCGTTTACACGGCTAAGCGACAAGGACATCATTGCTCTGGCCGCCTACATCTCATCATTTAAAGAAAAGCCATGA
- a CDS encoding cytochrome-c peroxidase, with protein sequence MKNFSSTSRARGFLLLLVYAAFFSLTPVASDAAPKESKAEFPPPPPLGLDEVPIPENNPMTPAKVELGRHLFFEKRISGDGTLSCATCHNPKRGYSNARKYGIGIGGRIGLRNVPTALNAAYSDTQFWDGRAKSLEEQARGPILHPAEMGATETHVTRTLRADPAYRAAFKKAFGAKKITFDLVVKAIATFERTLLSGNSPFDRWFFGEEKTAISLAAQRGFGIFKAKGNCVKCHLVDSFSAPLTDNKFHNVGVGSDAKPPHSGRQKVSGSTRDWGKFKTPTLRDISKTGPYMHDGSMNTLEEVIDYYDRGGLANRNIDPDMKLLKLTKREKGDLLAFLKSLDGDLPLIKAPR encoded by the coding sequence ATGAAAAACTTTTCTTCAACAAGCCGAGCAAGGGGCTTCCTGCTGCTGCTCGTCTACGCGGCTTTTTTCTCGTTAACGCCTGTCGCCTCCGATGCCGCCCCCAAGGAGAGCAAGGCGGAATTTCCTCCCCCGCCCCCGCTCGGGCTCGACGAGGTGCCCATTCCCGAGAACAACCCAATGACTCCGGCCAAGGTTGAACTGGGCAGGCATCTGTTTTTCGAAAAGCGTATTTCGGGCGATGGCACCCTATCCTGCGCCACCTGCCACAACCCTAAGCGCGGATATAGCAACGCCCGCAAATACGGCATCGGCATCGGTGGGCGTATCGGCCTTCGCAACGTGCCCACAGCCCTGAACGCCGCCTATAGCGACACACAGTTTTGGGACGGGCGCGCAAAGAGCTTAGAGGAGCAAGCCAGGGGGCCAATACTTCACCCCGCCGAAATGGGCGCGACCGAGACACATGTCACCAGGACGCTTCGTGCCGACCCTGCCTATCGCGCCGCGTTCAAAAAAGCCTTCGGCGCAAAGAAAATCACTTTCGACCTCGTCGTCAAAGCAATCGCCACCTTCGAGCGCACCCTTCTCTCGGGCAACTCCCCGTTCGACCGCTGGTTCTTCGGCGAGGAGAAAACCGCTATCTCCCTGGCCGCCCAGCGCGGCTTCGGGATTTTCAAAGCCAAGGGTAATTGTGTGAAATGCCATTTGGTCGATTCCTTCAGCGCCCCTCTTACAGACAACAAATTCCACAATGTAGGCGTGGGCAGCGATGCCAAGCCGCCCCACAGCGGAAGGCAAAAGGTATCAGGCAGCACCCGCGATTGGGGGAAATTCAAAACCCCCACGCTCCGGGACATCTCAAAGACGGGCCCTTACATGCACGACGGAAGCATGAACACTCTTGAGGAAGTCATCGACTACTACGACCGAGGCGGCCTCGCTAACCGAAATATCGATCCCGACATGAAGCTACTAAAACTCACGAAACGCGAGAAAGGCGACCTTCTTGCATTCCTCAAGTCACTGGACGGCGACCTGCCCCTCATTAAAGCGCCGAGGTAG
- a CDS encoding acyl-CoA/acyl-ACP dehydrogenase, whose translation MDFKLTETQLALQKLAHEFAVKEIRPVVRERDRIADPHERFPWDILEKGSRLGLRTLSLPEEKGGGGASILDLCIVGEEIAWGDLGVSVTFDQTWKLSHFMNELANEEQLAQFLPAFLEDHRYHLAVGMTEPDTGGTENIGLPHEGPGLGSKLPAVRDGDDWVVNGMKHFISNGGIAKLYFVLLRTDPAVGISEGTTYFMVTPDLEGFSIGRIHDKMGQRLSQNAELIFQDCRVPDANRLTPVGGAMKARSGSFTKGMLIESAATVLGPARAAYEDAVEYAKNRVQGGKPIIEHQGVGFELADCFIELQAARQILHYAAWASAHDEIYDPKLGYMSKCFASEACFNVAKRAMEVWGGMGYMTEAPMEKYLRDVTSFLHSAGTNQTVRLAAMRRL comes from the coding sequence ATGGACTTCAAGCTCACAGAGACACAGCTGGCGCTTCAAAAGCTTGCGCACGAGTTTGCCGTAAAGGAGATCCGCCCCGTCGTGCGCGAGCGTGATCGGATTGCCGACCCCCACGAGCGCTTCCCCTGGGACATCTTGGAGAAGGGCAGCCGCCTGGGGCTTCGCACCCTGTCGCTCCCAGAGGAAAAAGGCGGCGGCGGGGCGAGCATCCTGGACCTTTGCATCGTGGGAGAGGAGATCGCCTGGGGCGATCTTGGGGTGTCGGTCACCTTTGATCAGACCTGGAAGCTGAGTCATTTCATGAACGAACTTGCTAATGAGGAGCAGCTGGCGCAATTCCTCCCGGCCTTTCTGGAGGACCACCGCTACCACCTTGCGGTGGGAATGACCGAACCCGACACCGGTGGCACCGAGAACATCGGGCTGCCACACGAGGGCCCGGGGCTGGGCTCGAAGTTGCCCGCGGTGCGGGACGGGGACGATTGGGTGGTCAACGGGATGAAGCACTTTATCAGTAACGGCGGAATCGCCAAGCTCTACTTCGTATTACTTCGGACCGACCCGGCGGTGGGCATCTCGGAGGGGACCACTTACTTTATGGTAACCCCCGACTTGGAGGGCTTCTCGATCGGGCGGATCCACGACAAGATGGGCCAGCGCCTTTCCCAGAACGCCGAGCTGATCTTCCAGGATTGCCGCGTTCCGGACGCCAACCGGCTGACCCCGGTGGGGGGCGCCATGAAGGCGCGCAGCGGGTCATTCACGAAGGGAATGCTCATCGAGTCTGCCGCGACAGTGCTGGGCCCGGCGCGGGCGGCCTATGAGGACGCCGTTGAGTATGCGAAGAACCGCGTCCAGGGCGGCAAACCCATCATCGAGCACCAAGGGGTGGGCTTCGAGCTGGCGGACTGCTTCATCGAACTCCAGGCCGCACGCCAGATTCTCCACTACGCCGCCTGGGCCTCGGCGCACGATGAGATCTACGACCCCAAGCTGGGCTACATGTCGAAATGCTTCGCCTCGGAGGCCTGCTTCAATGTCGCCAAGCGGGCCATGGAAGTCTGGGGCGGGATGGGCTACATGACCGAGGCCCCCATGGAGAAGTACCTCAGAGACGTGACGAGTTTCCTGCACTCGGCCGGGACGAATCAGACCGTGCGCCTAGCCGCTATGCGGCGGCTGTAA
- a CDS encoding MBL fold metallo-hydrolase, with translation MGEFDERVELPRLTLQKLNIGPYSNNVYILTCKATKECVIIDTSHSAEPILAACEGASPKYILQTHCHGDHIDALDEVRRRTGVPMGQHPEDTKEFGTTPDFEINDGDTINFGEIELRAIHTPGHCRGMLMFYYPGHCVCGDTIFPGGPGKTWNHDQLLESIATIKDKVLTLPDDTVLYPGHGANSTVANSKKEVAAFEAAGRPKAGEFGDVTWS, from the coding sequence ATGGGTGAATTTGACGAAAGAGTTGAGCTGCCCAGATTGACGCTTCAAAAACTCAACATCGGCCCCTACAGCAACAATGTATATATCCTCACCTGCAAGGCGACAAAAGAATGCGTAATCATCGACACCTCACATTCCGCCGAGCCCATTCTTGCCGCCTGCGAGGGGGCGAGCCCTAAATATATTCTCCAGACTCACTGCCATGGTGACCACATCGATGCCCTTGATGAAGTGCGTCGTCGCACAGGCGTCCCAATGGGACAACACCCTGAGGACACCAAGGAGTTCGGGACAACACCCGATTTCGAAATTAACGACGGCGACACGATCAATTTCGGCGAGATTGAACTTCGGGCCATTCATACCCCTGGCCACTGCCGGGGCATGCTGATGTTTTACTACCCGGGCCATTGTGTTTGCGGCGACACAATTTTCCCCGGAGGCCCGGGCAAGACATGGAACCACGATCAACTACTCGAATCCATCGCTACAATTAAGGATAAGGTCCTCACCCTGCCAGATGACACGGTGCTCTATCCGGGCCACGGCGCAAACTCCACCGTCGCGAACAGCAAGAAAGAAGTCGCCGCCTTTGAGGCGGCCGGGCGGCCCAAGGCCGGGGAGTTCGGGGACGTCACCTGGAGCTGA
- a CDS encoding RibD family protein — protein MAHVSVNMAITIDGKIAGAFGETASLGTEVDRKEMDRLRAKADVVIWGGETLRQARCPAHVRYPDLIAEREVKGLPAQPANAVITASGDIPSSLPWFDSGDFSKFILTHSGGAQAAQDAARGRAEVAVLGERNLTAESVIRFLADQGFEQILLEGGGEVHWMFAEAGLVDVLHVTVTPFLAGGVGAPTLLDGAGFPATGFKRLKLENLRREGDEIFLTYRVMKRQS, from the coding sequence GTGGCTCATGTTTCGGTCAATATGGCGATCACCATTGATGGCAAGATTGCCGGTGCTTTTGGCGAGACGGCATCGCTCGGCACGGAGGTTGATCGAAAGGAGATGGATCGGCTGAGGGCGAAAGCCGATGTTGTCATCTGGGGTGGTGAGACGCTCCGTCAAGCGCGTTGTCCTGCCCATGTCCGTTATCCCGATCTCATCGCAGAGCGAGAGGTGAAGGGACTGCCCGCCCAACCGGCGAATGCCGTCATCACTGCGAGCGGGGATATCCCCAGCTCATTGCCCTGGTTCGATTCAGGGGATTTTTCGAAATTCATCTTGACCCACAGCGGAGGAGCCCAAGCGGCTCAAGACGCAGCCCGGGGCCGAGCGGAGGTTGCTGTTCTTGGTGAGAGAAATTTAACGGCCGAATCGGTTATTCGCTTTTTGGCGGACCAGGGTTTTGAGCAAATACTTCTTGAAGGTGGTGGAGAGGTGCATTGGATGTTTGCCGAGGCAGGGCTCGTAGATGTTCTTCATGTAACGGTGACGCCTTTTCTGGCGGGCGGGGTCGGAGCGCCCACATTGCTCGATGGCGCGGGATTTCCGGCCACGGGGTTCAAGCGTCTTAAACTAGAGAACCTGCGGCGCGAGGGCGATGAGATATTTTTAACCTACCGCGTGATGAAGCGGCAAAGTTGA
- a CDS encoding VOC family protein, which translates to MSNANILFDHVHLVCRDPKVEAQWFIDKLGGEMGNNYEIHGAPQIHVHFEGATVIIRGQRTGESAGDQPGLQWGTDHFAFRVKNNFDAFCEGLMNNGVKFTMEPTQFNPSTKIAFIETPEGISIELVYKA; encoded by the coding sequence ATGAGCAACGCAAATATTCTTTTCGACCATGTTCACCTCGTCTGCCGCGACCCCAAGGTCGAGGCCCAGTGGTTCATCGACAAGCTCGGCGGAGAGATGGGAAACAACTACGAAATTCACGGCGCCCCCCAGATTCATGTCCACTTCGAGGGAGCAACAGTCATTATCCGAGGCCAGCGCACCGGCGAGAGCGCCGGTGACCAGCCCGGCCTCCAGTGGGGCACCGACCATTTCGCTTTTCGGGTGAAAAACAATTTCGACGCCTTTTGCGAGGGTCTCATGAACAACGGGGTGAAGTTCACGATGGAACCCACCCAATTCAACCCAAGCACGAAGATCGCATTTATCGAAACGCCCGAGGGAATCAGCATTGAGCTCGTCTACAAGGCGTAG